A window from Chitinophaga filiformis encodes these proteins:
- the rfbC gene encoding dTDP-4-dehydrorhamnose 3,5-epimerase, with product MPFTETGIPGLLIYEPRVFNDSRGYFFESYSAQTFEQHGLHLPFVQDNQARSTYGVLRGLHYQLEPYAQTKLVRVLEGKIIDVAVDIRKGSPTYGKAFSIELSAENKLQLLVPKGFAHGYSVISETAEVMYKCDNFYHKASEGGIIYNDPALNIDWGIDLADAIVSEKDIVLPTLENCTHNFVFNSNK from the coding sequence ATGCCTTTTACTGAAACAGGGATCCCAGGGTTGCTGATATATGAACCCCGGGTGTTTAATGATAGCCGTGGCTATTTTTTTGAAAGCTACAGCGCGCAAACCTTTGAACAGCATGGATTACACCTGCCTTTTGTACAGGATAACCAGGCGCGTTCCACCTACGGCGTACTGAGAGGATTACATTACCAGCTGGAGCCATATGCGCAGACTAAGCTGGTGAGAGTGCTGGAAGGAAAGATCATAGACGTGGCAGTAGATATCCGTAAAGGCTCTCCTACTTATGGCAAGGCCTTTTCCATAGAACTGAGCGCTGAGAATAAATTACAGTTGCTGGTGCCCAAAGGCTTTGCGCATGGGTATTCCGTGATCAGTGAAACAGCAGAGGTGATGTATAAATGCGATAACTTCTATCATAAAGCCAGTGAAGGAGGCATCATCTATAATGATCCTGCACTGAACATCGACTGGGGTATTGACCTGGCCGATGCTATTGTATCTGAAAAGGATATAGTGCTGCCTACACTGGAAAATTGTACGCATAACTTCGTTTTCAATTCAAATAAGTAA
- the rfbB gene encoding dTDP-glucose 4,6-dehydratase translates to MHNTILITGGAGFIGSHVVRLFVKNYPHYQIINLDALTYAGNLENLKDIKDKPNYTFVKGDITDEPFIDELFATYKFDGVIHLAAESHVDRSIMDPLAFIRTNVMGTAVLLNAARKHWKDNYEGKLFYHVSTDEVYGSLGAEGLFTEKTAYDPRSPYSASKASSDHFVRAYYHTYHLPAVISNCSNNYGSNHFPEKLIPLAIHNIRNNKPVPVYGKGENVRDWLFVEDHARAIDTIFHKGRVGETYNIGGFNEWKNIDLINLLCIIMDKKLQRAPGTSAKLITFVKDRAGHDLRYAIDATKLNKELGWEPSLQFEEGLEKTVDWYLANEEWLDHVTSGAYQDYYSEQYQKR, encoded by the coding sequence ATGCACAACACCATATTAATCACCGGTGGCGCAGGATTTATCGGGTCTCATGTAGTGAGGCTTTTTGTAAAGAACTACCCTCATTACCAGATCATTAATCTGGATGCATTAACCTATGCCGGTAATCTGGAAAACCTGAAAGACATTAAGGATAAGCCTAATTACACTTTTGTAAAGGGCGATATCACTGACGAACCGTTCATTGATGAACTGTTCGCTACCTATAAGTTTGATGGCGTGATCCATCTGGCTGCTGAAAGCCATGTGGACAGATCTATCATGGACCCGCTGGCCTTTATCAGGACCAATGTCATGGGAACTGCTGTGTTGCTGAATGCCGCCAGGAAACACTGGAAAGACAATTATGAGGGCAAGCTGTTCTATCATGTGTCGACCGATGAGGTATATGGTAGCCTGGGAGCAGAAGGCCTGTTTACCGAAAAAACGGCGTATGATCCCCGTTCGCCTTATTCTGCATCAAAGGCAAGTTCAGATCATTTTGTAAGGGCGTATTACCACACCTATCATCTGCCTGCTGTTATATCCAACTGTTCCAATAACTACGGCTCAAATCATTTCCCGGAAAAATTAATTCCGCTGGCTATTCACAACATCAGGAACAATAAGCCGGTACCAGTATATGGTAAGGGCGAAAACGTGCGTGACTGGCTGTTTGTGGAAGATCATGCCAGAGCAATAGATACTATTTTCCATAAGGGCCGCGTAGGAGAAACCTACAACATCGGAGGCTTCAACGAATGGAAAAATATTGACCTTATTAACCTGCTGTGCATTATCATGGATAAGAAACTCCAGCGTGCACCAGGTACTTCTGCTAAACTGATCACTTTCGTAAAAGACCGCGCGGGCCATGACCTGCGTTATGCTATTGACGCCACCAAACTCAATAAAGAACTGGGCTGGGAACCCTCCCTCCAGTTTGAAGAAGGTCTTGAAAAAACAGTGGATTGGTACCTCGCCAACGAAGAATGGCTGGATCATGTAACCAGCGGAGCGTACCAGGATTATTACAGTGAGCAGTATCAAAAGAGATAA